Proteins encoded by one window of Tubulanus polymorphus chromosome 7, tnTubPoly1.2, whole genome shotgun sequence:
- the LOC141908418 gene encoding protein crumbs-like yields MLMLAVLFVLIQSMSATSVPVYFPSNSSNLQISSSTLDLQTLTSFSFRTCSTSGLILSQTGTSGDYFHVYLTPVGGLTFDSRGGASVSSVNLGRGFNDNNWYVFRMESSLGNITASVSSGSVSLGSAVLATGTLRRYLWNINLSGGPMIVGNGFVGCLIEGPGVPISSFTANNGVQMNQCPLENQISCPNLDIVNDCWSAPCKFGGTCIDRFRSFTCKCLPSYNGTTCETYIGSNPISGPNAYSGRNCQTKINYCGSSPCKNRGICSDQPSNYTCSCAGTVVVFG; encoded by the exons ATGCTGATGTTAGCGGTATTATTCGTACTGATTCAGTCGATGAGCGCCACCTCCGTTCCTGTTTATTTCCCTTCGAACTCATCTAATTTACAAATCTCGTCGTCGACTCTGGATTTACAAACTCTGACGTCGTTTAGTTTCCGTACATGCAGCACGTCTGGACTGATTCTCAGTCAGACCGGAACGAGCGGTGATTACTTTCACGTTTACCTGACGCCCGTCGGTGGTTTAACGTTTGACTCACGAGGTGGCGCTAGCGTCTCTAGCGTAAACCTCGGGCGCGggtttaatgataataactGGTACGTGTTTCGGATGGAATCGTCGCTGGGGAATATTACGGCGAGCGTTAGTTCCGGTTCCGTGTCGCTAGGTAGCGCTGTTTTAGCTACGGGTACGCTGCGTCGGTatctatggaatataaatctatCCGGTGGACCGATGATTGTAGGTAACGGGTTCGTCGGTTGTCTAATAGAGGGCCCCGGTGTTCCGATCAGTTCATTTACCGCAAATAATGGCGTACAGATGAATCAATGTCCGCTCGAGAATCAAATCAGTTGTC CGAATTTGGATATAGTAAACGACTGCTGGAGCGCCCCCTGTAAGTTCGGCGGTACTTGTATCGATCGTTTCAGGTCGTTTACGTGTAAATGTTTACCGTCGTATAACGGCACGACGTGTGAGACTTATATCG GCTCGAATCCAATCAGTGGACCTAACG CTTACAGCGGCAGAAATTgtcaaacaaaaatcaactattgCGGTTCGTCGCCGTGTAAGAACAGAGGAATCTGTTCCGATCAACCGAGTAACTATACGTGTAGCTGTGCTGGAACAG TTGTCGTCTTCGGTTAG